The following nucleotide sequence is from Longimicrobium sp..
ACTGGTATTCGCTCATCCAGGCCCATTTGCCGATATTGAATCGATGCGTCGCGCCGGGGGCCACAGCACCGCGCCTCGGCGGGCTTTGGCGTTGTGTAGCGAGCCGAGGTCGTCCACGATCAACCGTCTGGTGCGGTTCATACTCGCTGGACGGCGCGGAGCATAGGCCACGATCCCGGAACGAAGGTAGGCGCTCCCCTGCGGCGAGCACAACGGCTTCAGACCCACAGCACGCCAGCCGAGCGAACCCACTTGCGTCGCGCGGGCGCGCGAAGCAGTTTCACGCCGCCACCGAACACCTGCCGAATCGCGGTGGCGTCCGAAGACCCCTGAACTTCCGCCGAGGTACCTCATGTCCGACGTGTCCGCGCCGTCCACGCAGGTCATCACCTCCGAAGCGCTGCTGGAGCACTGGCAGGGACACCGCCGCCTCACGCGGCGCGTGATCGAGGCGTTCCCGGAGGACCAGCTCTCCACCTATTCGCTGGCCGGGATGCGCACCTTCGGCGACATGGCGATGGAGCTGCTCGCCATCGCCGTGCCGATGATGCGCGGAGTGCTGACCCAGGAATGGGACACGTCGTTCGACCGCGCCACCGTCGCCAAGGACGAGATCCTCCGCCAGTGGGACGCCGCGACTGAGGAAATCAACACGCTCTGGCCGCAGATCCCGCTCGAGAAGTTCGGGGAGAAGATGATGGCGTTCGGGCAGTACCCCGGCCGCGCATCGGACCTCATCCTGTATGCGATCGACAACGAGATCCACCACCGTGGCCAGGGCTACGTCTACCTGCGCTCGCTCGGAATCGAGCCGCCGCCATTCTGGGAGCGCTGACACACGAGAGCGCCCGGAGCGATATGGCTCCGGGCGCTCTTCTAGGGCGCAGAACGGTCCGGCGCCTGCCGGCTACCCTCGCTACCAGGCGTCGCCGATTTCAACCAATGGCTCGCCGCTTTCCAGCATCGGGAGCACGTCTGGAAGCGCTTGCACCAGGATCTGCTTGAGGCGCGCGTTCGATGTGTTGCCAGACCGCAACCACAGAACCTGTGGTGGAGGGCCGATCCGTTGCAACAGGTCCACGAAGTCGCTGTCCTTGGTGACCATGACGATACCCGTCTTCCGGGCCGCGGCGTAGATCACCGTGTCTTCCACTCACGCAATCCTAGATCTCGAACCGCGGCAGCATCCAGATCGAAGCGCATGCGCAGCCACACGGCCAGGGCCGGTGAGAGCTGGGCATCCAACCAGAAGATCATGCGACCACGACGGGATGGTCGATGCGACGAGAGGCGAACCGAAGACATGCCTCGATGTCCTCGGGCTCCAGGTCCGGCATATCCTCTAGCACCTGCTCGCGCGTCTGGCCCGACGCGAGCAGATCGAGCACATCCGTGACGCGAATGCGCATGCCGCGGACGCAGGGGCGGCCGCCGCACTGGCGAGGATTAACGGTGATTCGCTCCATCAGGTTGCTCACGGCGCTTCTCCATGGCTGCAGGGGCAGGTGCAAGGTACCTGTAGAAGAGCGCAGCCAACCCATCATCCACCCTGCACGTCCAGCGCGGCCTTGAACGCCGCCATCTCCGGCTCGAGCGGCTCGGCGTGGCCGGGGCGGTCGAGGAGGCGGGCGAGGTCGGGGGGGACGGGGACGGGGCGGCCGATCAGCGGCTCCACGACGCCCTCGAACTTGGCGGGATGGGCGGTGGAGACGACGATCCAGTGCGGCGAATCCAGCCGCTCGCGCACCGCGATGGCGACGGCGGTGTGCGGGTCCCAGATCTCGCCCCACGAGGCGGGGCCGTCGCTGATCACGCGGCGGATCTCGTCGTCGTCCACCAGGAAGGCGCGGAGCGCGGCGCGCGTCTCCGCCTCGCCGCCGAAGAGGTAGAGGAGGCGCTCCATGTTGCTGGCACTCCCCACGTCCATCGCCGTGGCCAGGGTGGCGAGGGTAGGGTGCGGGGTCCAGGGGGTGCCGCCGAAGAAGGAGGTGACGGCGGGGTTGGCGTTGGTGGCGAGCACCACGTCGCGCACGGGGAGGCTGCAGCGGCGCGCCCACAATGCGGCGGCCGCGTTGCCCAGGTTGCCGGACGGCACGACGAAGCCGGGCGCGACGCCGTGCCGCGCGCGGTACTCCAGCGAGGCCCACGCGTAGTAGGCCATCTGCGGCAGGAGCCGGCCCACGTTGATGCTGTTGGCGGACGACAGCCGGCGGCGCGCGCGGAGCTCGCGATCGGCTATGGCGCCTTTTACCAGCCGCTGGCAGGCGTCGAAGTCGCCGCGCACGGCGAAGGCGCGCACGTTGCCGCCCCACGAGGTGAGCTGCTTCTCCTGGCGCGGCGACACCATCCCCGCGGGGAAGAGGACCGCCACTTCCACGCCCGGCCGCCCGTGGAAGGCCGCCGCCACCGCGCCTCCCGTGTCGCCCGAGGTGGCGACGAGAAGGGTGAGCGGGCGCGCATCTTCGGCGGCGATGCGCGACAGGCACCCGGCCAGGAAGCGCGCGCCCACGTCCTTGAACGCCGCCGTTGGCCCGTGGAAGAGCTCCAGCACGGCGGTGCTCCCGCGCATCTCCTTGAGCGGCACGGGGAAGTCGAACGCCTCGCGGCAGATGTCGCCAAGCGCCGGGGCCAGCGCGTCGCCCGCGAAGAAGGGCGCCAGGAGCCGTGCCGCCACCTGGGGGAGCGAGCCAGCTCCCGCGAGTTCCGCATCGCCGAACGACGGGAACGACTCGGGGACGTAGAGGCCGCCATCCGGGGCCAGGCCGCGCGAGATCGCCTCCGAGAGGGTGGCCGAGTGGGCGGGGTCGCGCGTGCTGTGGTACCTCACGAGAGTTCCTCCACACGGGCGCCCGGTCCGTTCACGGGGCAGGTCCACCCCTCGGCAGGCAGGCCGTGGCGCGCGAAGCCGTCCACCATCGCGGCGCGCACGGCCTCGGCGGCATCGTCGCCGTCGCACCAGGCGACGAGGGCGGGGCCGCCGCCGGAGATGGAGCAGCCGAGCGCGCCCGCCGCCATCGCCGCGGCGCGCACGGCGGCGAAGCCTGGGATCAGCGGCGCGCGGTGGGGCTCCACCAGGACGTCGCGCATCGAGCGCGCCACCAGCGCCAGGTCGCCGGTGCAGAGGCCGGCCATCACCCCCGCCAGGTTCGCCGTCTGCTCGATGACGGTGTGGAGGGGGTAGCTCGCGGGGAGCACCGCGCGCGCCGTCCGCGTGTCCAGCCGCATGCGCGGCAGGGCCATGGCGCAGCGGAGCGACGGCGGCACGGGGAGCGCCACCACGTCCGCGGGCTCGGCGGAGCGCACCAGCACCAGTCCGCCGAAGAGCGAGGGCGCCACGTTGTCGCCATGAACCGCACCGCTGGCCACCGCCTCACCCAGCAGCGCGTAGCGGAAGAGCTCGCCGCGCGGGAGCGGCTCGGGGAGGAGCGCGTTGGCGGCCACCACCCCCGCCACGGCCGACGCCGCCGACCCGCCGACGCCGGAGCCCAGCGGGATTCCCTTGTGCACGTGCACCTCCACGCCGAAGCCGGGGCGCAGCTCCTCCAGCATGCGCAGCACGCCCACGGTGGCGGTGTTGAGCGCCGGATCGGTGGGGAGCGATCCGGACGCGCCGGCCACCCGCACCCCGGGCTCTTCGACGCGCACCACGGTCACACGGTCGCCCATCGGCCCCACGGGGTGGCCCAGGATGTCGAAGCCCACCGCCAGGTTCGAGGTGCTGGCGGGCGCGAAGGCGGTGGCGCGGGCCGGGGCGGTCATCGTGCGCCGCCCAGGTACGCGGCCAGGCGCAGGAGGTCCGCGAAGACGCCGCCCGCGGTCACCTGCGGACCGGCGCCGGGGCCCTGCACCACCAGCGGGTTCGGCGTGTAGCGGCGCGTCTCAAACCTCACCAGGTTGTCGGTGCCGGTGAGCCCCGCGAACGGGTGCGATGCGGGGACGGCGCGCAGCCCCACCCGCGCCCTCCCGTCGCGCTCCACCGACCCCACGAAGCGCAGCACCTCGCCGCGGGCGCGCGCCTCGTTCCAGAGCGCGGACATGCGGCCGTTGTGGTGGCGCAGCCCGTCCAGGAAGTCGTCCACCGTGCCGCCTTCCAGCCCGGCGGGGACCAGCCCCTCCAGCTCCACGTCGCCCACCTCAAGCGGCAGCCCCATCTCGCGCGCCAGGATCACCACCTTGCGCGCCACGTCCGCGCCGGAAAGGTCGTCGCGCGGGTCGGGCTCGGTGAACCCCCGCCGGCGCGCGTCGGCCACCAGCTCCGAGAAGGGGTGCACCCCGTCAAAGGAGTTGAAGAGGTAAGAGAGCGTCCCGGAGAGCACGCCCTCGATGCGCAGCACCTCGTCGCCCGTGGCGATCAGGTCGCGCAGCGTCTGGATGATGGGGAGGCCGGCGCCCACGGTGGCCTCGTACAGGAAGTGCGCCCCGGGGCCGCGCCCGGCGCTGCACAGCTCCTGGTAGTAGGCGAAATCGAGCGTGTTGGCGCGCTTGTTGGGCGTCACCACGTGGATGCCGCGGCGCAGCCAGTCGCCGTAGCGGCGCGCCAGCCCCTCGTCCGCCGTGCAGTCGATCACCACGCTGTGCGGCAGGTAGTCGGTCTGCACGTGGGCCAGAAAGTCGTCCAGATCGAAGGGATCGCCCCCGGCCAGCGCCTCCCGCCAGCGGTCCAGTGGAAGCTTGCGGTCGTCCAGCACCATGCGCGATCGGGAGGCCACCGCGCGGATGCGCAGGTCCACGTCGTGCTCCGCCCGGATCCGCTCCGCGCGCTCGTGGAGCTGGTCCAGTAGCGCCGCCCCCACCACCCCGGCACCGATCACCCCCACCGAGATCGTCTGGCGCGAGAGGTAGAGCCCGGCGTGCGCGGCCCGCAGCGCGCGCCCGGCCTGCGCCCCATCGATCACCACCGAGATGTTGCGCTCTGAGGAGCCCTGCGCGATCGCGCGGATGTTGACGCCGGCGCTCCCCAGCGCGCCGAAGAAGCGCGCCGCGACGCCGGGGTGCCCGGCCATCCCGTCGCCGACCACGGCCAGGATGCAGCAGCCGGGGTCCACCTCCAGCGTCTGGATCATCCCCTGGTGCCGCTCGGCGAAGAAGGCGCTCTCCAGCGCCTGGCGCGCGCTCTCCGCCAGCGCCGCGGGGACGGCGAAGCAGATGGAGTGCTGCGAGCTGCCCTGCGACACCATCAGCGCGCTCACCCCTGCCTCCCGCAGTGCGCCGAAGAGGCGGTGCGCGATCCCGGGCGAGTCGCTCATCCCGGTGCCCTCCAGGTTCACCAGCGCCACCTGCTCGACCGTGGAGAGCCCCTTCACCATCCTTTCCGCGCCGCCCACGGGATCGATGCGGGTGCCGGCGCCTTCCGGGCGAAAGGTGTTGCGGATGTAGATGGGGATGGAGAGCTCCACCGCCGGTCCCATGGTGGCGGGGTGCACCACGCGGGCCCCGAAGTGGGCCAGCTCCATCGCCTCGCGGTACGACATCCTTTCCAGCGGCACCGCCTCGGGAACCAGGCGCGGGTTGGCGCTCAGCACCCCGTCCACGTCGGTCCAGATGTGAATGGAGTCCGCGCGAAAGAGCGCGCCGAAGATGGAGGCCGAGTAGTCGCTTCCGTTGCGCCCCAGCGTGGTGGGCGCCCCCTGCGGCGTGGAGGCCACGAAGCCCGTCGCCACCAGCGTAGCCGGCTCGGGGTCGCGGGCGGCGCGCCACGCCGCGAGCCGCTCCCGCGAGGCATCCCAGTCGATGCGGGGCGTCCCCTCGCCCGGCACGGCCACCAGCACCTCGCGGGCGTCCAGCCACTCCGCGTCGGCGCCGGTGGATGCCAGGTACGCGGCGAGAAGGCGGGCGCTCCACACCTCGCCCAGCCCTGAGACCATGTCCACCGCGCCGCGCGGGCAGTGGCGCAGCACCCACGCGGCGCGCAGCACGTCCTCCGCGTCGGCCAGGTCGCGCTCCAGGGCGGCGCGCACCGGCTCGCCCGCGGCGCCGGCGAGGAGGCCGTCGATGGCGGCCACGTGGCGCGCGCGCAGCTCCGCCAGCTCGTCGCGGTACGCCGGATCGCGGTTCCCCGCCCGCTCCACCGTCCTCACCAGCGCGTCGGTCACCCCGCTCATGGCGGAGACCACCACCACGCGTCGCGGCTCCGGCCTGCGCGTAAGGATCTCCGCGACGGCGCGGTACCGCTCCGCGCTCGCCACGCTGGTGCCGCCGAACTTGTGGACGACTCGCTCTTCACCGGGCATCAGGAATCCGCTTGGCTGGTTTCGGCCGGGGGAGCCCGGCCGGGCACATAAAAAACCGCGGCCCGTGAAGCTCACGGGCCGCGCGCGTCCACCGGGAGTTCCACGCCGTCAGCGGCGCATGCATCCCCGGCCGCGGCCCGTGCTGCGGGTCGTGGCGGTCAGGGTAGTCGTGCGGCGCGTTGCGGCGTGTCTCATGGGCTCAATCGTAGGCGGTGCGGACGAGGCGTGTCAAGGCCCTACGTGCTGCTGGCCGCGGCCCACGGGTCGCGCTTCATCCAGTTGCGGTCCAGCGGCGAGAAGAGGAAGACGAGGCTCCCGTTGGCGAGCCGCGGAAGAAGCCAGCTTGCGCGCGACTGCTCCAGCGCCGGGCATCCCTCGCTGCGGCCGGCGCGCAGCCGCGTCACGTACGGCGCGCCGTGCACCACCACCCCGCGCTGCCGCGCCGTGCTGTTGAACGCCCCCGACAGCCCGCTCAGCCGCAGCCCGACGGAGCGGTAGCGG
It contains:
- the thrC gene encoding threonine synthase — translated: MRYHSTRDPAHSATLSEAISRGLAPDGGLYVPESFPSFGDAELAGAGSLPQVAARLLAPFFAGDALAPALGDICREAFDFPVPLKEMRGSTAVLELFHGPTAAFKDVGARFLAGCLSRIAAEDARPLTLLVATSGDTGGAVAAAFHGRPGVEVAVLFPAGMVSPRQEKQLTSWGGNVRAFAVRGDFDACQRLVKGAIADRELRARRRLSSANSINVGRLLPQMAYYAWASLEYRARHGVAPGFVVPSGNLGNAAAALWARRCSLPVRDVVLATNANPAVTSFFGGTPWTPHPTLATLATAMDVGSASNMERLLYLFGGEAETRAALRAFLVDDDEIRRVISDGPASWGEIWDPHTAVAIAVRERLDSPHWIVVSTAHPAKFEGVVEPLIGRPVPVPPDLARLLDRPGHAEPLEPEMAAFKAALDVQGG
- the thrA gene encoding bifunctional aspartate kinase/homoserine dehydrogenase I — protein: MPGEERVVHKFGGTSVASAERYRAVAEILTRRPEPRRVVVVSAMSGVTDALVRTVERAGNRDPAYRDELAELRARHVAAIDGLLAGAAGEPVRAALERDLADAEDVLRAAWVLRHCPRGAVDMVSGLGEVWSARLLAAYLASTGADAEWLDAREVLVAVPGEGTPRIDWDASRERLAAWRAARDPEPATLVATGFVASTPQGAPTTLGRNGSDYSASIFGALFRADSIHIWTDVDGVLSANPRLVPEAVPLERMSYREAMELAHFGARVVHPATMGPAVELSIPIYIRNTFRPEGAGTRIDPVGGAERMVKGLSTVEQVALVNLEGTGMSDSPGIAHRLFGALREAGVSALMVSQGSSQHSICFAVPAALAESARQALESAFFAERHQGMIQTLEVDPGCCILAVVGDGMAGHPGVAARFFGALGSAGVNIRAIAQGSSERNISVVIDGAQAGRALRAAHAGLYLSRQTISVGVIGAGVVGAALLDQLHERAERIRAEHDVDLRIRAVASRSRMVLDDRKLPLDRWREALAGGDPFDLDDFLAHVQTDYLPHSVVIDCTADEGLARRYGDWLRRGIHVVTPNKRANTLDFAYYQELCSAGRGPGAHFLYEATVGAGLPIIQTLRDLIATGDEVLRIEGVLSGTLSYLFNSFDGVHPFSELVADARRRGFTEPDPRDDLSGADVARKVVILAREMGLPLEVGDVELEGLVPAGLEGGTVDDFLDGLRHHNGRMSALWNEARARGEVLRFVGSVERDGRARVGLRAVPASHPFAGLTGTDNLVRFETRRYTPNPLVVQGPGAGPQVTAGGVFADLLRLAAYLGGAR
- a CDS encoding DUF433 domain-containing protein, with translation MSNLMERITVNPRQCGGRPCVRGMRIRVTDVLDLLASGQTREQVLEDMPDLEPEDIEACLRFASRRIDHPVVVA
- a CDS encoding homoserine kinase; the encoded protein is MTAPARATAFAPASTSNLAVGFDILGHPVGPMGDRVTVVRVEEPGVRVAGASGSLPTDPALNTATVGVLRMLEELRPGFGVEVHVHKGIPLGSGVGGSAASAVAGVVAANALLPEPLPRGELFRYALLGEAVASGAVHGDNVAPSLFGGLVLVRSAEPADVVALPVPPSLRCAMALPRMRLDTRTARAVLPASYPLHTVIEQTANLAGVMAGLCTGDLALVARSMRDVLVEPHRAPLIPGFAAVRAAAMAAGALGCSISGGGPALVAWCDGDDAAEAVRAAMVDGFARHGLPAEGWTCPVNGPGARVEELS
- a CDS encoding DinB family protein; translation: MSDVSAPSTQVITSEALLEHWQGHRRLTRRVIEAFPEDQLSTYSLAGMRTFGDMAMELLAIAVPMMRGVLTQEWDTSFDRATVAKDEILRQWDAATEEINTLWPQIPLEKFGEKMMAFGQYPGRASDLILYAIDNEIHHRGQGYVYLRSLGIEPPPFWER
- a CDS encoding DUF5615 family PIN-like protein, translated to MEDTVIYAAARKTGIVMVTKDSDFVDLLQRIGPPPQVLWLRSGNTSNARLKQILVQALPDVLPMLESGEPLVEIGDAW